In Nitrosophilus alvini, the following are encoded in one genomic region:
- the purU gene encoding formyltetrahydrofolate deformylase, which produces MKNYRILIDCKDEKGLVYKVSKVFFENDLNIVKNDEFVDRTNGKFFMRSEVSGRVEKDRLAVALKDILPENANIKVIEPKRKKIVLMATKESHVLGDILIRHFDGELEVDIVAVISNYDLLRPLVEKFDIEYFHVPHNGLERSEHEEKILDYLNLFENIDYIVLAKYMRILTPGFVEKYENRIINIHHSFLPAFIGANPYKQAYDRGVKIIGATAHFVNNNLDEGPIIAQDVIHVDHTYSWEDMRNAGRDVEKVVLAKALKLAVEDRIFVYANKTVIF; this is translated from the coding sequence ATGAAAAACTATAGAATTTTGATCGATTGTAAAGATGAAAAAGGACTTGTTTACAAAGTTTCCAAAGTTTTTTTTGAGAATGATCTCAATATTGTAAAAAATGACGAATTTGTGGACAGAACAAACGGTAAATTTTTTATGAGAAGTGAAGTAAGCGGCAGAGTTGAAAAAGACAGATTGGCTGTAGCTTTAAAAGATATACTGCCGGAAAATGCAAATATCAAAGTAATCGAGCCTAAAAGAAAAAAGATAGTGCTAATGGCAACGAAAGAGTCGCATGTTCTGGGTGATATACTCATAAGACATTTCGACGGTGAACTTGAGGTGGATATAGTTGCTGTTATATCCAATTATGATCTGCTTAGACCTCTTGTTGAGAAGTTTGATATAGAATATTTTCATGTCCCTCATAATGGTCTTGAAAGAAGCGAACATGAAGAAAAAATATTGGATTATCTAAATCTTTTCGAAAATATAGACTATATTGTTCTGGCAAAGTATATGAGGATTCTGACTCCGGGTTTTGTGGAGAAGTATGAAAATCGTATCATAAATATTCATCACTCGTTTCTTCCCGCTTTCATAGGAGCCAATCCATACAAACAGGCGTATGACAGAGGTGTTAAAATCATCGGTGCAACTGCACATTTTGTAAATAACAATCTGGACGAAGGACCTATAATAGCTCAGGATGTGATACATGTGGATCATACATATTCATGGGAAGATATGAGAAATGCAGGCAGAGATGTGGAAAAAGTTGTTCTTGCAAAGGCTTTGAAACTGGCTGTTGAAGACAGGATATTTGTATATGCGAATAAAACGGTGATATTTTAG
- a CDS encoding tRNA (cytidine(34)-2'-O)-methyltransferase: MFNIVLVNPKIPPNTGNIGRLCVNTGSTLHLVKPLGFDIDEKSVRRAGLDYWHKLDLMVWESLEEFSESIDFKRAFFATTKSDKPYFEVNYKPGDYLIFGSETEGLPMEFMQKNWKNAVTIPMTKEGRSLNLAVSAGIILYEAIRQNFDTFKGL, from the coding sequence GTGTTTAATATTGTATTGGTAAATCCCAAGATCCCTCCAAATACCGGAAATATAGGCAGACTCTGTGTCAATACCGGTTCAACTCTGCATCTGGTTAAACCTTTGGGATTTGATATAGATGAAAAGAGTGTCAGAAGGGCGGGGCTTGATTACTGGCATAAACTGGACTTGATGGTTTGGGAGAGTCTTGAGGAGTTTTCTGAAAGTATAGATTTCAAAAGAGCTTTTTTTGCAACTACCAAAAGCGATAAGCCGTATTTTGAAGTTAACTACAAACCGGGAGACTATCTGATTTTCGGTAGCGAAACCGAAGGCCTTCCGATGGAGTTTATGCAAAAAAACTGGAAAAACGCTGTAACTATTCCAATGACAAAAGAGGGCAGAAGTCTCAATCTTGCAGTTAGTGCAGGTATAATTCTATATGAAGCTATAAGGCAGAATTTCGATACATTTAAGGGTTTGTGA